In Candidatus Dormiibacterota bacterium, the DNA window TAAAGCGCCGGGGGCCGCCCAGGAGCACGCGTACGATCGAACCGGTCCACCGGCGACCGATTAGCTCCACCGCCTTATGGAACCTCGGGCAGAGGGTACCGTCGGGCGCGTGGAGGGGTTCATGCAGATCGCTTGACATCAAAATTCATCCTGTGTTATTCTGCCGACTAGCTTACCATAAGTAGCTTGCTAATGCAAGATGAGAGGTCACTCGGGCTGTGGACGTTGCATTATTACTGGTTCGGATCATTGTGGGTCTCTATTTCGCCGCTCATGGTTCGCAAAAGCTGCTCGGCTGGTTCGGTGGACCAGGGTTAGTCAACGCCGGAGGCTTCTTCGAGCAACTGGGATTCCGACCCGGGCGACCGTTCGCCCTGCTTGCATCGGTCGGCGAGCTCGCCGCAGGCCTGCTGATCTTCCTCGGCCTCGGTGGGGCTTTAGGCCCCGTACTCCTCGTCATGGTGATGCTGGTAGCGATCTTTTCCGTTCACGTGCCCAAGGGTTGGTTTGCGCAGAACGGCGGCGTCGAAATGAACCTCTTGTACATCGCAGGGGGACTAGCCCTCGCCTTCGGCGGCTACGGAGCCTATTCTCTGGATCGGGTGTTCGGACTGAACGTTTTAAGCGACCCGA includes these proteins:
- a CDS encoding DoxX family protein, whose product is MDVALLLVRIIVGLYFAAHGSQKLLGWFGGPGLVNAGGFFEQLGFRPGRPFALLASVGELAAGLLIFLGLGGALGPVLLVMVMLVAIFSVHVPKGWFAQNGGVEMNLLYIAGGLALAFGGYGAYSLDRVFGLNVLSDPMQIWIALAVAAVLAALNLLARRVPKAE